One stretch of Streptomyces sp. NBC_01142 DNA includes these proteins:
- the rpsF gene encoding 30S ribosomal protein S6, whose translation MRHYEVMVILDPDLEERAVSPLIENFLSVVREGNGKVEKVDTWGRRRLAYEIKKKPEGIYSVIDLQAEPAVVKELDRQMNLNESVLRTKVLRPETH comes from the coding sequence ATGCGTCACTATGAGGTGATGGTCATCCTCGACCCCGATCTCGAGGAGCGCGCTGTCTCCCCGCTGATCGAGAACTTCCTCTCCGTCGTCCGTGAGGGCAACGGAAAGGTTGAGAAGGTCGACACCTGGGGCCGTCGTCGTCTCGCTTACGAGATCAAGAAGAAGCCTGAGGGCATCTACTCGGTCATCGACCTGCAGGCCGAGCCTGCGGTCGTCAAGGAGCTCGACCGACAGATGAACCTGAACGAGTCGGTCCTCCGGACCAAGGTCCTCCGTCCCGAGACCCACTGA
- the rpsR gene encoding 30S ribosomal protein S18, translating into MAKPPVRKPKKKVCAFCKDKTVYVDYKDTNMLRKFISDRGKIRARRVTGNCTQHQRDVATAVKNSREMALLPYTSTAR; encoded by the coding sequence ATGGCGAAGCCGCCTGTGCGCAAGCCGAAGAAGAAGGTCTGCGCATTCTGCAAGGACAAGACCGTTTACGTGGACTACAAGGACACGAACATGCTGCGGAAGTTCATTTCCGACCGTGGCAAGATCCGTGCCCGCCGCGTCACCGGCAACTGCACACAGCACCAGCGTGACGTCGCCACGGCCGTGAAGAACAGCCGTGAGATGGCGCTGCTGCCCTACACGTCCACCGCGCGATAA
- the dnaB gene encoding replicative DNA helicase: MDDPWAVDGPGDRLPVSRQRRSDGRGGREDQHERGRESGGWDGSSPGFERVPPQDLDAEQSVLGGMLLSKDAIADVVEIIKGHDFYRPAHETVYTAILDLYAKGEPADPITVAAELVKRGEITRVGGAPYLHTLVQSVPTAANASYYAEIVHERAVLRRLVEAGTKITQMGYAADGDVDEIVNSAQAEIYAVTEQRTSEDYLPLGDIMEGALDEIEAIGSRSGEMTGVPTGFTDFDSLTNGLHPGQMIVIAARPAMGKSTLALDFARACSIKNNLPSVIFSLEMGRNEIAMRLLSAEARVALHHMRSGTMTDEDWTRLARRMPDVSQAPLYIDDSPNLSMMEIRAKCRRLKQRNDLKLVVIDYLQLMQSGGSKRAESRQQEVSDMSRNLKLLAKELELPVIALSQLNRGPEQRTDKKPMVSDLRESGSIEQDADMVILLHREDAYEKESPRAGEADLIVAKHRNGPTATITVAFQGHYSRFVDMAQT; the protein is encoded by the coding sequence TTGGACGACCCGTGGGCCGTGGATGGTCCCGGCGACCGCCTGCCCGTCTCCCGCCAGCGTCGCAGCGACGGCCGCGGTGGCCGAGAGGACCAGCACGAACGCGGCAGGGAGAGCGGAGGCTGGGACGGCAGCTCTCCCGGCTTCGAGCGTGTGCCTCCCCAGGATCTGGACGCCGAACAGTCAGTTCTCGGCGGCATGCTGCTGTCCAAGGACGCCATCGCCGATGTCGTGGAGATCATCAAGGGCCACGACTTCTACCGGCCGGCCCATGAGACGGTCTACACGGCGATTCTCGACCTCTATGCCAAGGGCGAGCCGGCCGACCCCATCACGGTCGCGGCCGAGCTGGTCAAGCGCGGCGAGATCACCCGGGTCGGCGGGGCGCCCTATCTCCACACGCTGGTCCAGTCGGTGCCGACCGCGGCCAACGCTTCGTACTACGCGGAAATCGTCCATGAGCGCGCCGTGCTGCGCAGGCTCGTGGAGGCCGGCACCAAGATCACGCAGATGGGGTACGCCGCCGACGGAGACGTCGACGAGATCGTCAACTCAGCCCAGGCCGAGATCTACGCCGTCACCGAGCAGCGGACCAGTGAGGACTATCTGCCTCTCGGCGACATCATGGAAGGCGCGCTCGACGAGATCGAGGCGATCGGTTCGCGCAGCGGCGAGATGACCGGTGTGCCCACCGGTTTCACGGACTTCGACTCCCTGACCAACGGTCTTCACCCGGGTCAGATGATCGTCATCGCGGCTCGTCCCGCAATGGGTAAGTCCACGCTGGCGCTGGACTTCGCGCGGGCTTGTTCGATCAAGAACAACCTGCCGAGCGTGATCTTCTCTCTCGAGATGGGCCGCAATGAGATCGCGATGCGTCTGCTGTCCGCCGAAGCGCGGGTGGCGCTGCACCATATGCGCTCGGGGACGATGACGGACGAGGACTGGACGCGGCTGGCACGCCGGATGCCGGATGTCTCGCAGGCACCGCTCTACATCGACGACTCGCCCAACCTCTCGATGATGGAGATCCGGGCGAAGTGCCGACGGCTCAAGCAGCGCAATGATCTGAAGCTGGTCGTCATCGACTATCTGCAGCTGATGCAGTCCGGTGGCTCGAAGCGAGCGGAGAGCCGTCAGCAGGAGGTCTCGGACATGTCCCGAAACCTCAAGCTGCTGGCGAAGGAGCTCGAGCTGCCGGTGATTGCGCTGTCCCAGCTGAACCGTGGTCCCGAGCAGCGTACGGACAAGAAGCCGATGGTCTCCGACCTGCGTGAGTCGGGGTCGATCGAGCAGGACGCGGACATGGTCATCCTGTTGCACCGTGAGGATGCGTACGAGAAGGAGTCGCCGCGTGCCGGTGAGGCGGACCTGATTGTCGCCAAGCACCGTAATGGTCCGACTGCGACGATCACGGTGGCTTTTCAGGGTCACTACTCGCGGTTTGTGGACATGGCGCAGACCTGA
- a CDS encoding MATE family efflux transporter, protein MTQAPAVPKARRRHHDREIVALAVPAFGALVSEPLFVMVDSAIVGHLGTPQLAGLGVAAALLMTAVSVFVFLAYATTAAVARRVGAGDLPAAIRQGMDGIWLALLLGVGVIAVTLPAAPWLIELFGTSDTATPYAITYLRISSLGIPAMLIVLAATGVLRGLQDTRTPLYVAIGGFAANAALNAGLVYGAGLGIAGSAWGTVIAQCAMAVAYLVVVIRGARRHGASLRPDAAGIRASAQAGVPLLVRTLCLRAVLMIATAVAAGLGDVDIAAHQIILSLWTLMAFALDAIAIAGQAIIGRHLGADDAEGAREVCRRMVQWGLAAGVVLGVLIVASRTLFIPLFTSDQAVRDTLLPALLVVAVSQPIAGVVFVLDGVLMGAGDGPYLAWAMVLTLAVFAPVALLIPTLGGGLTALWWAMTLMMTVRMLTLWLRTRSGRWIVTGATR, encoded by the coding sequence ATGACACAGGCCCCCGCCGTACCGAAGGCCCGCCGGCGACACCACGACCGAGAGATCGTCGCACTCGCCGTCCCTGCCTTCGGCGCCCTCGTCTCCGAGCCGCTCTTCGTGATGGTCGACAGCGCCATCGTCGGCCATCTCGGCACCCCGCAACTCGCCGGACTGGGGGTCGCGGCGGCCCTGCTGATGACGGCCGTGAGCGTCTTCGTTTTCCTCGCCTACGCCACGACAGCCGCCGTCGCCCGCCGCGTCGGCGCGGGCGATCTCCCGGCCGCCATCCGTCAGGGGATGGACGGCATCTGGCTGGCGCTGCTGCTCGGTGTCGGCGTCATCGCCGTCACCCTGCCCGCGGCACCCTGGCTCATCGAGCTCTTCGGCACCTCCGACACCGCCACCCCGTATGCCATCACCTATCTGAGGATCTCCAGTCTCGGCATCCCCGCGATGCTGATCGTGCTGGCCGCCACCGGCGTGCTGCGTGGTCTCCAGGACACCCGGACTCCGCTGTACGTCGCGATCGGCGGCTTTGCCGCCAACGCGGCACTCAACGCCGGCCTCGTCTACGGCGCCGGCCTCGGCATTGCCGGTTCCGCCTGGGGCACTGTCATCGCCCAGTGCGCCATGGCTGTCGCCTATCTGGTTGTGGTCATACGGGGAGCTCGGCGGCATGGCGCTTCGCTCCGCCCCGACGCGGCGGGTATTCGAGCCAGCGCCCAGGCCGGTGTCCCCCTCCTGGTCCGTACGCTCTGCCTGCGTGCCGTCCTGATGATCGCTACGGCCGTCGCGGCCGGACTCGGCGACGTCGATATCGCCGCGCACCAGATCATCCTTTCCCTGTGGACCCTGATGGCCTTCGCACTCGACGCGATCGCCATAGCCGGACAGGCGATCATCGGCCGTCATCTGGGCGCCGACGACGCGGAGGGCGCCCGGGAAGTGTGCCGTCGCATGGTGCAGTGGGGGCTCGCCGCGGGTGTGGTACTCGGCGTTCTGATCGTGGCCTCGCGGACGCTCTTCATTCCGCTGTTCACCAGCGACCAGGCGGTGCGGGACACCCTTCTGCCGGCGCTGCTGGTGGTCGCCGTCTCCCAGCCGATCGCGGGAGTGGTCTTCGTACTCGACGGCGTACTGATGGGAGCGGGCGACGGCCCCTACCTGGCCTGGGCGATGGTGCTGACGCTGGCGGTGTTCGCGCCTGTCGCTTTGCTCATTCCTACGCTCGGCGGGGGCCTGACGGCTCTGTGGTGGGCGATGACGCTGATGATGACGGTCCGCATGCTCACGCTCTGGCTCCGTACGCGCTCGGGCCGCTGGATCGTCACCGGAGCAACGCGCTGA
- a CDS encoding peptidoglycan bridge formation glycyltransferase FemA/FemB family protein: MSLTLRTISREQHLAYIQSLPAASHCQVPAWADVKTEWRSENLGWFDKSGQLVGAGLVLYRQLPKIKRYLAYLPEGPVINWYAPNLDDWLQPMLAHLKQQGAFSVKMGPPVVIRRWDAPAIKAGIQDPDVKRLRDVEATHIEPRAFEVADRLRKMGWQQGEDGGAGFGDVQPRYVYQVPLANRALDDVLKGFNQLWRRNIKKAEKAGVEVVQGGYEDLAEWQRLYEITAVRDHFRPRPLSYFQRMWSVLNSEDPNRMRLYFARHNGVNLSAATMLVVGGHVWYSYGASDNIGREVRPSNAMQWRMLRDAYAMGATVYDLRGISDSLDETDHLFGLIQFKVGTGGEAVEYVGEWDFPLNKLLHKALDMYMSRR; the protein is encoded by the coding sequence ATGAGCCTGACCCTGAGGACCATTAGCCGTGAGCAGCATCTGGCGTATATCCAGAGCCTGCCCGCGGCCAGTCACTGCCAGGTCCCGGCATGGGCGGATGTGAAGACGGAATGGCGCTCGGAGAACCTGGGCTGGTTCGACAAGAGCGGTCAGCTGGTGGGTGCCGGTCTGGTGCTGTATCGCCAGCTGCCCAAGATCAAGCGGTATCTCGCGTATCTGCCCGAGGGCCCGGTGATCAACTGGTACGCGCCGAACCTGGACGACTGGCTTCAGCCGATGCTCGCCCATCTGAAGCAGCAGGGTGCCTTCTCCGTGAAGATGGGCCCGCCGGTGGTCATCCGCCGCTGGGACGCGCCGGCGATCAAGGCCGGTATCCAGGACCCGGATGTGAAGCGGCTGCGTGATGTGGAGGCGACGCATATCGAGCCGCGTGCCTTCGAGGTGGCGGACCGGCTGCGGAAGATGGGCTGGCAGCAGGGCGAGGACGGCGGCGCCGGCTTCGGGGACGTACAGCCGCGGTACGTGTACCAGGTGCCGTTGGCGAACCGTGCGCTCGACGATGTCCTCAAGGGCTTCAACCAGCTGTGGCGGCGCAACATCAAGAAGGCCGAGAAGGCCGGTGTCGAGGTCGTCCAGGGCGGTTACGAGGATCTCGCCGAATGGCAGCGGCTGTACGAGATCACCGCGGTGCGTGATCACTTCCGGCCGCGCCCGCTCTCGTACTTCCAGCGCATGTGGTCGGTGCTCAACTCCGAGGACCCCAACCGCATGCGGCTGTACTTCGCGCGGCACAACGGCGTGAACCTGTCCGCGGCGACGATGCTGGTCGTCGGTGGGCATGTCTGGTACTCGTACGGCGCATCCGACAACATCGGACGTGAGGTCCGGCCCTCGAACGCGATGCAGTGGCGGATGCTGCGCGATGCGTACGCGATGGGCGCCACCGTCTATGACCTGCGCGGCATCAGTGACTCGCTCGACGAGACCGACCACCTCTTCGGTCTGATCCAGTTCAAGGTCGGCACGGGT
- the rplI gene encoding 50S ribosomal protein L9, whose protein sequence is MKIILTHEVSGLGAAGDVVDVKDGYARNYLVPRGFAIRWTKGGEKDVAQIRRARKIHEIATIEQANSIKGQLEAVKVRLAVRSGEAGRLFGSVTPADIASAIKAAGGPEVDKRRVELGSPIKTLGSHQVSVRLHPEVAAKLGVEVVAA, encoded by the coding sequence ATGAAGATCATCCTCACCCACGAGGTCTCTGGCCTCGGTGCAGCCGGCGACGTCGTTGACGTCAAGGACGGCTACGCTCGCAACTACCTGGTTCCGCGTGGTTTCGCGATCCGCTGGACCAAGGGTGGCGAGAAGGACGTGGCGCAGATCCGCCGCGCCCGCAAGATCCACGAGATCGCGACCATCGAGCAGGCCAACTCCATCAAGGGCCAGCTCGAGGCTGTCAAGGTGCGTCTGGCTGTTCGCTCCGGCGAAGCCGGCCGCCTCTTCGGCTCCGTCACCCCGGCCGACATCGCCTCGGCGATCAAGGCTGCCGGTGGTCCGGAGGTCGACAAGCGCCGCGTTGAGCTCGGTTCGCCGATCAAGACCCTGGGCTCGCACCAGGTGTCTGTGCGTCTGCACCCCGAGGTCGCCGCGAAGCTGGGCGTCGAGGTCGTCGCCGCCTAA
- a CDS encoding single-stranded DNA-binding protein — MAGETVITVVGNLVDDPELRFTPSGAAVAKFRVASTPRIFDKQTNEWKDGEGLFLTCSVWRQAAENVAESLTRGMRVVVQGRLKQRSYEDREGVKRTVYELDVEEVGPSLKNATAKVTKTTGRGGQGGYGGGQQQGGGGNWGGGPSGGGQQQGGGGAPADDPWATSAPAGGGQQQGGGGSWGGSSGGSGGGYSDEPPF, encoded by the coding sequence ATGGCAGGCGAGACCGTCATCACGGTCGTCGGCAATCTCGTCGACGACCCCGAGCTGCGCTTCACCCCGTCCGGTGCGGCTGTCGCGAAGTTCCGCGTCGCGTCCACTCCCCGCATCTTTGACAAGCAGACCAATGAGTGGAAGGACGGCGAAGGCCTGTTCCTCACCTGCTCGGTCTGGCGTCAGGCGGCGGAGAACGTCGCAGAGTCGCTTACGCGAGGCATGCGCGTCGTCGTGCAGGGCCGCCTCAAGCAGCGGTCCTACGAAGACCGCGAGGGCGTCAAGCGCACGGTCTACGAGCTGGACGTCGAGGAAGTCGGCCCCAGCCTCAAGAACGCCACGGCCAAGGTCACCAAGACCACCGGTCGCGGTGGCCAGGGTGGCTATGGCGGCGGTCAGCAGCAGGGCGGCGGCGGAAACTGGGGCGGCGGTCCCAGTGGTGGTGGCCAGCAGCAGGGCGGCGGCGGTGCACCCGCCGACGACCCCTGGGCCACCAGCGCGCCGGCCGGCGGCGGCCAGCAGCAGGGCGGTGGGGGCAGCTGGGGCGGAAGCTCCGGCGGTTCCGGCGGCGGCTACTCGGACGAGCCGCCCTTCTAA